A genomic segment from Gossypium hirsutum isolate 1008001.06 chromosome D04, Gossypium_hirsutum_v2.1, whole genome shotgun sequence encodes:
- the LOC107940457 gene encoding putative glycine-rich cell wall structural protein 1: MGSCRVIGALFLVLLLVDLAFAARSFKAVGKGGGAGGGGGGGSGGGGANGLGSGSGYGSGYGSGSGSGYGSGAYGSGGGGGGGGGGGGGGGGGSSGSGSGSGYGSGSGSGFNMGSSRVIGAAFLALLLADLAFAARLGKGGGGGGGGGGGGGGSGSGSGSGYGSGSGSGHGSGGGIGSGGGGGGGSGGGGGGGGGNGGGSGYGSGSGYGSGSGYGSGGGRGRGGGGGGGSGGGGGGGGGHGGGSGYGSGSGYGSGSGSGSGSGSGRGGGGGGGSGGGGGGGGGEGNGSGYGSGSGYGSGYGNGGG, from the exons ATGGGAAGTTGCAGGGTTATTGGTGCTTTATTCTTGGTTTTGCTCCTTGTGGATTTAGCTTTTGCTGCTAGGTCATTTAAGGCTGTAGGAAAGGGAGGTGGTgctggaggaggaggaggaggaggaagtgGTGGAGGTGGTGCCAATGGTTTAGGCTCAGGTTCTGGATATGGTTCAGGGTATGGTTCCGGAAGTGGCTCAGGATATGGTTCGGGAGCTTATGGTAGTGGAGGAGGTGGAGGGGGTGGTGGGGGcggaggtggaggtggaggtggtggCAGCTCTGGATCTGGTAGTGGGTCTGGGTATGGGTCAGGATCTGGATCAGG TTTCAATATGGGAAGTTCAAGGGTTATTGGTGCTGCATTCCTGGCTTTACTCCTTGCAGATTTAGCTTTTGCTGCTAGGCTAGGAAAGGGAGGTGGTGGGGGTGGGGGTGGCGGTGGAGGAGGCGGCGGCTCTGGATCAGGCAGTGGCTCTGGGTATGGGTCAGGATCTGGATCAGGGCATGGGTCTGGTGGTGGGATAGGAAGTGGTGGAGGAGGTGGTGGTGGCAGCGGAGGTGGCGGTGGTGGAGGTGGTGGCAACGGAGGTGGGTCGGGATATGGGTCTGGATCTGGATATGGAAGTGGGTCTGGATATGGAAGTGGAGGTGGTAGAGGTAGAGGTGGAGGAGGAGGTGGTGGTAGTGGAGGTGGTGGTGGCGGAGGTGGTGGTCATGGAGGAGGGTCAGGATATGGATCAGGGTCCGGATACGGAAGTGGGAGTGGGAGTGGAAGTGGAAGTGGAAGTGGTAGAGGTGGAGGAGGAGGTGGTGGCAGTGGAGGTGGAGGAGGCGGAGGTGGAGGTGAAGGCAATGGTTCGGGCTATGGAAGTGGGTCTGGGTACGGTTCAGGGTATGGTAACGGTGGAGGATGA